The window GTTCGCGCTGTGGTCGGGCTCCCGCGCGGTGAACGTCTTCATCGACACCATCACCGTCATGTACGGCCTCGACGGCGTCCGCGGCATCGTGAAGACACGTCTGGTCGCCTTCGTGCTCTTCCTGGTGGCCCTGATGATCGGCTCGGTCGCCCTGCCGCTGATGGTGGCGGGCCCGGATGCCGTACTGAACGTGCTGCCGTGGTCGGAGACGCTGGTCCAAGTTCTGTACTGGCCGGTGGTCATCCTGCTGTCCATCGCCTTCCTCACCACGCTGTACCACGTCTCCGTACCCGTCCGCTCCCCCTGGATCGAGGACGTCCCCGGCGCCCTGGTCGCCCTCGGCATGTGGGTCCTCGGCAGTTTCCTGCTGCGGATCTACCTCACCAACACGGTCGAGGGCGCCACGATCTACGGCTCCCTCGCCGCCGCGGTCGCCGTACTGCTGTGGATCGGGGTGTCCGCGTTCGCGGTGCTCGTCGGGGCCGCGGTCAACGCGGCGATCGACCGGGTCTGGCCGGCCGCCGCGACGGCCGCGGCCCGTGCCGCCAATGAGCGGCTGCGCGAGGCGCAGGTCGCCGAGTACGTGGCCCGTGCCGCGGCCCACCGCGAGGCCGCCCACGACGACCCGGACGACCCCGACATGCCCTCGGAGTTCCCGGAACGCTGGTCCCGCTTCCTGCCCCCCGAGGACGTCTCGTCCCGGCTGCGCACCCATGTGAAGAGCACCCACCCGCCGCACAAGCCGGACGGTCACTGAGCCGTCAGGCCTTCCAGGCGCCCGCCGCCGCGGCCTCCCGGGCGAAGTCCGCGAAGTCGCGCGGCCCACGGCCCAGGACCTGGTGGACGCCGTCGGTGGGACGAGCGTTACGGCCGTCCAGGAGCGTCTCGAAGATCTCCACCAGCAGGTCGGCCTCCTCCTTCGGGATCCCGAAGGAGGTCAGGTGCTCCCCGTACGCCCGCGCGGGCACGGGAATGTACGTCAGCTCGGCGCCCGAGGCCGCCGACACCTCCGCGACCGCCTGCCGGAAGGACAGCAGACGGGGCCCGGTGACTTCGAGGGTCTGTCCCACATACCGGTCCCCGGACGTCAGTACGGCCGCCACCACGTCCGCGATGTCCCGTAGGTCGATGAACGGCTCCTCGACCTCGCCCGCCGGGAAGACCAGCTCCCCGCCCTCGCGCAGCCCGTCCGCCAGCGGACCCTCGCTGAAGTTCTGGGCGAACCACGCGGCCCGTACGACCGTCCAGTCCGCGCCCGATGTCCTGAGTGCCTCCTCGGTCGGCAGCGCCTGGTCCTCGCCGCGCCCCGACAGCAGCACCAGCCGCCGTACGCCGAGCCCGACCGCCTCCCGGGCCAGCGCCCCGACGCCCTCGGCAGCGGCCGGGGAGCCGACGTCGGACGGGTACATCAGGTACGCGGCATCCGCACCGCGCAGGGTCGGCGCCCAGGTCGTCGGGTCCTCCCAGTCGAAGCCCCGGGACCGGGTCGCTTCCCGTACCTCCAGCCCGGCCGCGCGCACGGCCTGGGCCACCCGGCTGCCGGTACGGCCCGAGGCGCCGGTCACCATCACTGTCGTGTTCCGCGTGTTCGTCGTCATGCGTCCAGTCAACGGCCGCGGCCTCCAACAACCCATCGCTGAACGGCTCATTCCCATGCGCACGCGTCTACGCTGGCGCCATGGATGCCCTTGCCGGCCTTCTGGAGGGCCCACGCGCGCGTGGCGCCTTCATGATCCGCGCCTGCTTCGACCCACCGTGGGCCGTCCGTATCGAGGACCGCGCCCCGCTGACCGTGATGCTCATGGTCCGCGGCGAGGCGTGGATCATGCCGGACGGGGGCGAGCGGGTGCGGCTGCGCCCCGGCGATCTCGCGATCGCCCGCGGCCCCGACCCGTACACCTGCGCCGACGACCCCGATACGGCACCGCAGGCGCTGATCCTGCCCGGTGCGGAGTGCCGGTACCCCGACGGGCGCGAGCTCAACGGCTCCATGGACCTCGGCGTGCGGACCTGGGGCGACCGGCTCGACGGTTCGGCCGTGATGCTGATCGGCACCTATCTGTGGCAGGGGGAGGTGAGCGGGCGGCTGCTGGACGCGTTGCCGCCGCTGCTGACGCTCCCGGCCGAGGTGTGGGACTGCCCGCTCACGCCGTATCTGATGGAGGAGATCGTCCGCGACGAACCGGGCCAGGAGGTGGTCCTGGACCGGCTGCTGGATCTGCTGGTCATCGCGGCGCTGTGGGCCTGGTTCTCCCGGCCCGAGGCGGCGGCGCCCGCCTGGTACCGGGCGCTGGCGGATCCCGTGGTGGGGCGGGTGCTGCGGCTGGTGCAGGACGATCCGGCGCATCCCTGGACGGTGGCGTCGCTGGCGGCGAAGGCGGGGGTGTCGCGGGCGGCGCTCGCCCGACGGTTCACCGAACTCGTGGGGGAGCCGCCGATGACGTACCTCACCGGCTGGCGCCTGGCCCTCGCCGCGGACGCGCTGCGGGACACCGAGGACACGCTCGACGCGATTGCCCGGCGGGTGGGCTACGGCAGCGCGTTCGCGCTCTCCAGCGCCTTCAAGCGGGTCTACGGGGTGAGTCCGCAGGAGCATCGAAGCCGTGTATAGGGAACGGCCGTCCCGGCTTTCGGGTGCCGTCGTGTGGGCGAACACGGCGTCCGGGAGCGGGCTCGTCCTCCCCGACGGCTGCATGGATCTGCTCTGGCACGAAGGGCGGCTGATCGTCGCGGGCGCCGACACCCGGGCCCAGGTCACCGAAGGCGAGGAGGGCAGCTGGTACGGCGTGCGCTTCTACCCCGGTTCCGCGCCCGCGTTTCTGGGCGTGCCCGCGCACGAACTGCGGGACCGGCGTGTCGCCCTCGCCGAGCTGTGGCCGGCCTCGGAGGTACGGCGGCTGTCCGGCCGTATCGAAGGCGCGGCCGACCTCCCGACCGCGCTGGAAGAGGTCGTGCTGGAGCGTGCCGAGGCGCCCGATCCGCTGCTGCGACGGCTGGTGGGCGCCCTGGACGCGGGCCGGGCCGTCGGCGCCACCGCCGATGAACTCGGGTTCGGCACCCGGCAGTTGCACCGGCGGGCGCTGGACGCGTTCGGGTACGGGCCCAAGACGCTGGCCCGGGTGCTGCGCTTCCGGCGCGCGCTCGGCCTGGCCCGCGCCGGGGTGCCGTTCGCTCAGGCGGCGGCCCGCGCCGGGTATGCCGACCAGGCCCATCTGGCGCGGGACGTCAAGGAGTTGGCCGGGGTGCCGTTGGGCGAGCTACTCGGACGCCGCTAGCGGCGCGAACAGGTCGACGCCGTTGCCGTCCGGGTCGTGCACGACGGCGTACCGCTGGCCCCAGAAGGCGTCCCAGGGCTTGAGCTCACCGTGGTACCCGGCGCCGACCAGCTCCTCGTACACCGTGTCGACCTCGCCGGGGTTCTCGCAGAGCAGGGCCAGCGAGTGCCGGGCGCCGGAGGGCGGTTGCCAGCCGGGGTGGATGGAGCGGGCCATCTCCTCGGTGTCGAGCATCAGCCGTAGTCCGCCGGGCAGCCCGGCCTCGGCGTGCGGCTCTTTCTCGGCGCCTTCGGGGAAGGCGAACCCGAGGCGGCGGTAGAAGGTGACAGCGGCGGTCATGTCGGAGACCACCAGTCCGAAGGCATCGAATCGTGGAGTCATGCGGCCACCGTAGGCAGGGTGCGAGCGGCCGGTCTTGAAGGAAACGGACATGATCCGGGGTTCAGCCGAAGGCCACCGGGCCGTTCGGGGTGTCCAGCGTGAAGGAGATCCCCACCGGGCCCTCGGTGAGGTCCAGGCTGGTGCCCAGGGCGGCCAGCAGGGGGCGCAGCTCGTCCGGGTCGGGGGCGCTCGCGGCCATCGACCGCAGCGGCACGGTCGGCAGGCCCGATGCCGTCGGGTGCGTCGACGCGCCCCAGTCGATGAGGAACGGCACCAGACCGGACGGATGGGCGGCGGTGCCGTCGGTCAGCCGCCACTGCAGGAGCGTGCCGTCGGGTCTGCGGCGGCTCATCGGGTGCGCGGGGCCGGGGTCGTAGCCGTGGGCGCGGGCCTTGGCGATGGCCGCGTCCAGGTCCGGCGGGCTGATCGCCCAGGTGATCGTGCGCGGGCCGGTCAGTCCGTCGACGCCGAAGGGGCGTGGGTCGTCGGGCGCGGACTGTTCCGGGTCCGGGCCGATGATCTCCAGGTAGGCGGTGCCGCCCAGGCCCACCAGGTGGTTTCGCGTACCC of the Streptomyces sp. NBC_00287 genome contains:
- a CDS encoding VOC family protein, with translation MSVSFKTGRSHPAYGGRMTPRFDAFGLVVSDMTAAVTFYRRLGFAFPEGAEKEPHAEAGLPGGLRLMLDTEEMARSIHPGWQPPSGARHSLALLCENPGEVDTVYEELVGAGYHGELKPWDAFWGQRYAVVHDPDGNGVDLFAPLAASE
- a CDS encoding DUF6597 domain-containing transcriptional factor, whose amino-acid sequence is MYRERPSRLSGAVVWANTASGSGLVLPDGCMDLLWHEGRLIVAGADTRAQVTEGEEGSWYGVRFYPGSAPAFLGVPAHELRDRRVALAELWPASEVRRLSGRIEGAADLPTALEEVVLERAEAPDPLLRRLVGALDAGRAVGATADELGFGTRQLHRRALDAFGYGPKTLARVLRFRRALGLARAGVPFAQAAARAGYADQAHLARDVKELAGVPLGELLGRR
- a CDS encoding AraC family transcriptional regulator — translated: MDALAGLLEGPRARGAFMIRACFDPPWAVRIEDRAPLTVMLMVRGEAWIMPDGGERVRLRPGDLAIARGPDPYTCADDPDTAPQALILPGAECRYPDGRELNGSMDLGVRTWGDRLDGSAVMLIGTYLWQGEVSGRLLDALPPLLTLPAEVWDCPLTPYLMEEIVRDEPGQEVVLDRLLDLLVIAALWAWFSRPEAAAPAWYRALADPVVGRVLRLVQDDPAHPWTVASLAAKAGVSRAALARRFTELVGEPPMTYLTGWRLALAADALRDTEDTLDAIARRVGYGSAFALSSAFKRVYGVSPQEHRSRV
- a CDS encoding VOC family protein, which produces MNTIPALLDHLVLATPDLAATVADFTRRTNVTPAPGGAHVGLGTRNHLVGLGGTAYLEIIGPDPEQSAPDDPRPFGVDGLTGPRTITWAISPPDLDAAIAKARAHGYDPGPAHPMSRRRPDGTLLQWRLTDGTAAHPSGLVPFLIDWGASTHPTASGLPTVPLRSMAASAPDPDELRPLLAALGTSLDLTEGPVGISFTLDTPNGPVAFG
- a CDS encoding YihY/virulence factor BrkB family protein, which produces MQPASESPQRPSGRLHRARALYRNVSKRRTAWLLLKDTVNSCIEYRILGLAAEAAFFTLLSVPPLLLSMIGLLGYVDDWTGTDTISSLEANLLEASRTVLSDKGVRQIAQPILDDVMKGGRPDVISIGFLFALWSGSRAVNVFIDTITVMYGLDGVRGIVKTRLVAFVLFLVALMIGSVALPLMVAGPDAVLNVLPWSETLVQVLYWPVVILLSIAFLTTLYHVSVPVRSPWIEDVPGALVALGMWVLGSFLLRIYLTNTVEGATIYGSLAAAVAVLLWIGVSAFAVLVGAAVNAAIDRVWPAAATAAARAANERLREAQVAEYVARAAAHREAAHDDPDDPDMPSEFPERWSRFLPPEDVSSRLRTHVKSTHPPHKPDGH
- a CDS encoding NmrA family NAD(P)-binding protein, which codes for MTTNTRNTTVMVTGASGRTGSRVAQAVRAAGLEVREATRSRGFDWEDPTTWAPTLRGADAAYLMYPSDVGSPAAAEGVGALAREAVGLGVRRLVLLSGRGEDQALPTEEALRTSGADWTVVRAAWFAQNFSEGPLADGLREGGELVFPAGEVEEPFIDLRDIADVVAAVLTSGDRYVGQTLEVTGPRLLSFRQAVAEVSAASGAELTYIPVPARAYGEHLTSFGIPKEEADLLVEIFETLLDGRNARPTDGVHQVLGRGPRDFADFAREAAAAGAWKA